The Pseudomonas nunensis genome includes the window GGGAAATGCCGGTCTTGCGTTTATCCACAGCCATTTGCTTGAGGCTGTCGAAGTCGCTGATGCCGACGTTGAAGTCACCGTCGGTGGCCAGCAGGATGCGGTTGATGCCTTTGGGGATAAATGCCTGTTGCGCCATCTGATAGGCGAGTTCGATGCCTGATGCTCCAGCGGTTGAGCCACCGGCAGTCAATTGGTCGATGGCTGTACGAATCTTCGCTTTTTCCCGTCCGGAAGTCGGCTCCAGTACCACACGGGATTCTCCGGCGTAGACCACCAGTGACACCCGATCCTGTTCACGCAATTGATCGACCAATAGCTTCAACGTGCTTTTGACCAAGGGCAGCCCCTCCCGGCGGTCCATCGAACCGGACACGTCCACCAGAAACACCAAATTCGCCGGAGCCAATGACGCCACCGCACGATCCGAGGCCTTGATGCCGATGCGCAGCAAGCGGGTATGCGGGTTCCACGGCGACGGCGCCAGTTCGGTGGTCACGCCGAACGGCGAGCCATCGGTGGGCAAGGCGTAATCGTAGGGAAAGTAATTGACCATCTCCTCCAGCCGCACCGCACCTTCGGGTGGCAAACGCCCTTGATTCAGCAAACGGCGGACGTTGGCATAGGCGCCGGTATCGACATCGGCACTGAAGGTCGAAACCGGCGCTTCGGCCACGCTGTGGATCGGGTTGTCCGCCAGCGCCTGATATTGCTCGCGCTGCTCATCCCGATAACCGGGCGGAGCAGCTTCAGACATCGGCGCAAAACTGGCCATCGGCGCCGCCCGTACACTGCGCTTTGCCATCACGGCATCCGCCATCACCGCTTCAGGCGACACCACGGCTTCAGTTTTCAACTCACCTTGAGCCGGTGCCGGTGAAGATGACGACGGCGCCACAACAGCGGAATCAGGCTTGGACGAAACACCGCAACCCGCAACGGCCAGCAGCAGCCCAATGGCGAAACCATGGGCGGCCGGGCGGAGAAAATGCAGAGGGAGGGACATGGGGGCTGACCTCAGGAGGAAATTGATCCATTCATCCTCTGAGACGGACAGCCCGCCAGGTTCGGGT containing:
- a CDS encoding vWA domain-containing protein, whose protein sequence is MSLPLHFLRPAAHGFAIGLLLAVAGCGVSSKPDSAVVAPSSSSPAPAQGELKTEAVVSPEAVMADAVMAKRSVRAAPMASFAPMSEAAPPGYRDEQREQYQALADNPIHSVAEAPVSTFSADVDTGAYANVRRLLNQGRLPPEGAVRLEEMVNYFPYDYALPTDGSPFGVTTELAPSPWNPHTRLLRIGIKASDRAVASLAPANLVFLVDVSGSMDRREGLPLVKSTLKLLVDQLREQDRVSLVVYAGESRVVLEPTSGREKAKIRTAIDQLTAGGSTAGASGIELAYQMAQQAFIPKGINRILLATDGDFNVGISDFDSLKQMAVDKRKTGISLTTLGFGVDNYNEHLMEQLADAGDGNYAYIDNLREARKVLVDQLGSTLDVVAKNVKLQVEFNPAQVSEYRLLGYENRALKREDFNNDKVDAGEIGAGHTVTALYEIVPKGEKGWLEPLRYGDSSSVSSGKSGEMAMLRVRYQLPEGGNSRLIERPIGLSSAPASDDLRFAAAVAAFSQQLKDGRYTGSFSLKDTEALARGARGEDRFGLRAEFVQLVELAQSLRLSTASNQVSNANRIE